The genome window tctctcttttcctaaTTTGTTACATTCTAatctaaagaaaatatatcacGAAGTTTATCTGTAGTAGTTATCTATAGTATTCTTTAAAACCGAATATCAATTccttatgtttattttttcgaaatatatatCGCCAGAACGTAGTTGAAAGACATTTTCAAGAGTATAATGTTCCATTGATAAAattcgttataaaattttcgGAATATTTGGGTGTGCCTAACTAACTTGGAACGTGACGTTACTACGAGCGATTGTGTCACGTTTACTATGCGGCGGTGATGTCATCTTCAACCGCATGTATAACCTCGACTAAAAACATTGACCTCCTTTCGAGCAAGCGTTTGAgcaatcgataaaaatacgagtaaaacgagaaacgaaaagCGGGAAATacatattactttatttaacAGGCTAAAAgatagaaacgaataaaagtatgtatgtatatacatatagtatgaataatatatagtatatagtagAAATGTCTTTagatttattgtaaatatatatttaatattatgaaatattgaaaatttaatagtttatatttttatgaataaacacaagtaataaaatgaaaaactaATGTTTCGGTTGGATTGAAATTTTGACTCTTTGTAGTTTACATACATAGTATATTTTGAGGAATATCAATatagtacatatgtatatatttgctTGTGTTTTGTTTAACGGAATATCTCCACTATGTTTTTGAACGCGACTGCTGAGGGTCTTAGAGTCCGGATTTATATTCAGCTTTTTGTGTAATTACAAAGTGTAATCCAgtcgttaaaaaattcgaaatatgtaatatttttaatttttccaatctttttttttatcgaactttaaaatttactgcaattatgattatgatgaaactatatgtatacatacattgtCAATGTTGGCTATATAACAGTTATAAAAAACGATGCTTCTTGGTGAAGGAAGTGACATTGATAGAGTTGTAAAATACTTGTTTTCGTATGATGATCCAAACCTAGCGTTTTTTGTGGTACAATCTTGTCATgggtaaaatttatatatgtgtagTCTGTAAATTTTACTTCATTCCAGGGAatcgttttcaattttatatacctattattttttaattgaatatttgaattagttttttatttactacattttattttatttatcacatttttatatcacattgatacatattatattttacgagtCTAATATACTGTATGttttaaaataacgaaatattaaaacttttCGAGACAtcgttgtataaaataaaattctcgaTGTGGGTCGTTGCCTGAAATAGAAACACCAAAGCTCTCTTATTTTCGACTACCAGAATGTCttaaacgattaaaattttttcatggaatttattatgtatatatatacttagcagagaaatatgaaaagattttttgtattatacaatgtcaaatttaatatttttaatacagaaaTGGAGAACGATGTGTGAGATTGCACTGTTGAGTTATGAAAGTTttagatattatatttaaatataatatgatattatacattttattatatatagattataatattttaatatattatattatgatattaaatattaatattataatattaaaatatctgaaatctataactgtattttaaatattttttaactaataaattttgtaaatattttctgtgGTTTTCTCAGATTAGATAAAAAGTTAGTGGACTTACAAGTTGCAGAAAGAAATTCATTATTGTATGAAACACGCTATAATGATTTACAATCACAATATAACCAGTGTCAAGCAGAACGTAAAAAGGATACTGAGAGGAGAAATGAACTAGAACAAGAAGTAGAGAAATTGAAGGCATTATTAGAAGATTCCCGTAAACATCTGGGAGAAGAAACTCTACAACGTATTgttcttgaaaataatattcaaagttTAAAGGAAGATATTAGCTTCAAAGACCAAATGTATCAACAAGAATTAACGGAAACACGAACAAAGAGACAGGTTTGTATTTGAGGGTATTTAGTTAGtgtcattttaaaaaataacaacatagttatagatatatttagtATAAATGTTTTCTGTATGATTGTCCATTcttactatattttattctagatTGAAATCTCTGAAATAGATGGTCGTCTTGCTGAGGAATATGAAGCTAAAATGCAAAAATCTTTGCATGAATTACGAGATCAATATGAAGCTCAGATGCGAGCTAATAGAGAAGAAATTGAActgttatatgaaaataaaattaaaaatttggcaGCCCATGCCCAACGTAACAGTGGAGCAGCAAGTTTAGCTGTTGAGGAATTAAGGCAAACAAGAACAAGGATTGATACACTTAATCAAAGAATCAATGAATTGGAAGCATCAAATAATGCTTTTAGTGCACGAATAAGgtaatttattatgaattaaattgaatttatgtttttatgtaataaattttaagtattttaagCTATTGTACAAGttatgataatttaaatatagcataaatttaaatttattgtacaaatttaaatacagggatttagaaaatttacgtGAAAATGAGAAGGCCCGTCATGCAGAAAATGTAGCATCTTTGGAAGCAGAGTTAGCACGTATACGTGATGAAATGGCTCAACAAATACAAGAATATCAAGATCTTATGGATATCAAGGTTGCTCTTGATTTGGAAATTGCAGCATATCGAAAACTTTTGGAATCTGAAGAAGCCAGGTAATACAATTAatgttctataaaaatatttataaattttatatatcgtaatacaatgtagTTACAagcattaaataaaaaagaattttgtaaatatttcatatttatttatttatagattaaACATCATGCCTGTACAGTCAAGTTCAACAGCGTCTAGTGGTAGGACTACTCCTTCAAGACATACGCCGTTAAGAGGTGGAAAACGAAAACGCACTTTGTTAGAGGAAAGTGAAGAACGTAGTAGTACTGATTATAGTGTATCTGGAACATCTAGAGGGGACATAGAAATTACAGAAGCTGATCCTCAAGGACGATTTGTCAAACTCACCAATAAAGGCAATAAAGTAAGATACTTAACACTGTATTTCAGCATGTTCAATAATCCTATCATACtatatttaatgttttcaatttatttttattttttataggaAATCGGACTTAGTGGTTGGCAAATTATTCGTAAAGCTGGTTCTTTGGAAACAGTATTTAAGTTCCATCGTACTGCAAAATTAGAAGCAGGTGCAACTGTAATGGTGTGGTCTGCTGATATTGGTGCCACCCATGAACCACCATCAAATATTGTTATGAAAGGTCAAAAATGGTTTACATCAGATGTTATGACAACTACACTTCTTAACAACGACGGCGAAGTgagtatttcttatattttgttattactgTGTTATTCAatgaatgtaaataatatcttcaatattttattgttcaaTAGGAAATAGCTACTTCAGAGTGTAAAAGACAACAATTATCTACATCTCTATCCCGACATAGGGAAAACTTGGGTTTTCGACCTTCGGAAGAACTTCACCATCAACAGGTATGTATGGATATGcagatataatattaagatagAGGTTATAGAATTATACTCATTATGATAGTCGACCTTAATTTGgcttattcttttttttatccaCAGCTAAATCAAATCTTAAAAggtttatttttttgtttaggAATAAGTattagcgttatatgtttttaaaaatattttaatattattttaatcaataatgatattaataagaacattgaaaatataagtgagaaatatcataaatacgacctttaaaaattgttactgTATCAATGTTTATAGTTCCAATGTAAACTTAAAAaccaattacaaaataattaatgatcttattatttcgaaaaattgtttcttttttgtaattGTATTCAGTTAATGAAGACAATGTGGCTATAAAACATTCTGATTTTCttgtcatttatttttattaaattcttatacaaagtttctttaagttttctttaaattgatcttattattattattagatttaatattttaaatatgaaataaaatcggGATATGTATCATCAACGAATCTTCTTATTCCATAGAGAAGATATCTCTACCCATATTAAGTGGGCGAGCGAACGGTTCTGATGGGTCAATTTATGTAAGTTTTCTACTTATCGAACGTTAAAATAGTCGTCGATGATCAATGTCATTCGCGCTTtaagtaaaagaaattatttgctTTGTGTTTTCTTCTTCACAGCACTTTATTTTCATGCTC of Bombus fervidus isolate BK054 chromosome 16, iyBomFerv1, whole genome shotgun sequence contains these proteins:
- the LOC139995594 gene encoding lamin Dm0 isoform X1, producing the protein MSTKATKKSTAASSSGNVQSSQFSTSTPIGQRPGSPLSPTRYSRLQEKQDLQNLNDRLACYIDKVRHLETENSRLTREVQTTQETITREVSNIKSMYEHELSDARKLLDDTARERAKLEIDTKRLWDNNEELKSTLDKKLVDLQVAERNSLLYETRYNDLQSQYNQCQAERKKDTERRNELEQEVEKLKALLEDSRKHLGEETLQRIVLENNIQSLKEDISFKDQMYQQELTETRTKRQIEISEIDGRLAEEYEAKMQKSLHELRDQYEAQMRANREEIELLYENKIKNLAAHAQRNSGAASLAVEELRQTRTRIDTLNQRINELEASNNAFSARIRDLENLRENEKARHAENVASLEAELARIRDEMAQQIQEYQDLMDIKVALDLEIAAYRKLLESEEARLNIMPVQSSSTASSGRTTPSRHTPLRGGKRKRTLLEESEERSSTDYSVSGTSRGDIEITEADPQGRFVKLTNKGNKEIGLSGWQIIRKAGSLETVFKFHRTAKLEAGATVMVWSADIGATHEPPSNIVMKGQKWFTSDVMTTTLLNNDGEEIATSECKRQQLSTSLSRHRENLGFRPSEELHHQQGDPQGEEFCRLM
- the LOC139995594 gene encoding lamin-C isoform X2 is translated as MSTKATKKSTAASSSGNVQSSQFSTSTPIGQRPGSPLSPTRYSRLQEKQDLQNLNDRLACYIDKVRHLETENSRLTREVQTTQETITREVSNIKSMYEHELSDARKLLDDTARERAKLEIDTKRLWDNNEELKSTLDKKLVDLQVAERNSLLYETRYNDLQSQYNQCQAERKKDTERRNELEQEVEKLKALLEDSRKHLGEETLQRIVLENNIQSLKEDISFKDQMYQQELTETRTKRQIEISEIDGRLAEEYEAKMQKSLHELRDQYEAQMRANREEIELLYENKIKNLAAHAQRNSGAASLAVEELRQTRTRIDTLNQRINELEASNNAFSARIRDLENLRENEKARHAENVASLEAELARIRDEMAQQIQEYQDLMDIKVALDLEIAAYRKLLESEEARLNIMPVQSSSTASSGRTTPSRHTPLRGGKRKRTLLEESEERSSTDYSVSGTSRGDIEITEADPQGRFVKLTNKGNKEIGLSGWQIIRKAGSLETVFKFHRTAKLEAGATVMVWSADIGATHEPPSNIVMKGQKWFTSDVMTTTLLNNDGEEIATSECKRQQLSTSLSRHRENLGFRPSEELHHQQRRYLYPY